The nucleotide window CGTTGCAGCATAGTTACCTGCGCGCCATTCTCGCAATAGTTCTGCGCGATATCATGGCCGCTGTTTCCCGTGCCGACCACGACGACCTTTTTGCCTGCTACGTCGTAGTGGGATGCATCTGTGTGCTGGCTGCCGTGGTATACTGTGCCCTTGAACTGCGACTGGTTTTCGAAGCTGGGAACCAAGGGTTCTCCTGAGTGCCCCGTGCACCAAATCAGGTGGCGTGGGCGCAGTATACGTTCGCTCCCATCGCCGCGGACGACCACCACAGTCCACTGCTTCTGGGCATCGTCGTAGTCGGCAGATTTGATGGAGGTGTGAACCCAAACATTCAGTTCCATGATCATAGCATAGGCCTCAAACCAGTCGGCTAGTTTGTCTTTGGGGGTAAATTGCGGCCAATTCTTCGGGAAGGGAAGGTATGCCATATGGGTGAATTCTGCAGGGTCATGGGTTACGAGGGTCTATGAGTACAGGTCAGATGGCGAGTCAGAATATGTGTATAGCAAGCGTAGCTCACCCTATAGCGCTTCCGCCAATTATCTCCGATATGTTCATTCCGGTCGACGATGAGATGCGATATCCCGAGAGAATTGAGCCGAGCGCCCATGTTGAGACCTGCCTGGCCTAAACGTTTACTAATCAGCTTATTTCTATTGCACTAATGGCGAGGTCTGCGTACCAGCTCCAACAATGAGGGTCGtaggctcttcttccttgaaTTCAATTGTCCTCTGGCGTCGCTCGAGCCAGTTGCCCTGGTTGAGTCCACCAGGCATTGTCTCAATAGTGCCGTATGCTCTTCTGATGCCCAATGGCTCCTCGAATTCCTTCAATTCTTGCAGAGTTGTATACATCGCATATGCCTTCCACTCTCCTGCGTCGTTCTGCGTCAGATGAATGACCCCGGAGCCACGCCCAACACTAGTCTCGAAGAAGATAATGGAGTTTATCCAGTTCAGCCCCTCCGCGGGGCTTTCCATCCTGGGCTGGAATTTGCCCTCATGCTGCAGACGCAGAGCAGAAAGACCCGCGCGAGGCTGATTAGCAGCCAGGAAGTCTTGGATCTTCGCGCATCCCTGGATGGTACGAAAGTCCCAGACCAACGCGAGCATATCCCTCCACCAGGAGTCCTCATGGAAGACTCTTCCTAGCTGGGAATAGTTCCCCGTGGCGAGAAGAACCTCTAGATCGGTGATCCATCGCTGAGCAATAGCTCGGGGATCTAGCGGACCGATAGAGGATGGTGTTTTAGGGAGCTGGATCACGTAGTTTCTTTGAGCAAGAGACATGACGGGGAGTAGTCCAATGTCACTGTATCTTCGTAGATGTTGTCGAGAGATGGAGCGGCTGGGGCGGGAGGGCCAAGTTGAAGTCTACGAGCCCCTCGTTGTATAAATACCCCGAGCTCTCCACATTGGACCCATAATTCCATTGTTGACCACAGCTGACAAGGGGGAGCGGAACCCGCTCGGAGAATTAGCAGATGGACATGCTCCGATGGGACGCAGTGGACCGCAAAGAAGtccggggatgatggatcatATGGGGACCTCGAGGCGAGTCCCACTCGTTTCTCGTCTATGGACGTTATTCGTGGCAGTCTCGAGTGGAGtgttgagcagcagcagctgtcaGTTGTCACTGATAGGAGTCCATCGTGGCCGTCGATCATTCATCAATAACTACAaccgatgatgggatggaggggggaagttcCAGTCTGGGCCTGGCGATGATCCAGCGCCTAAATTGCCCGAATTGGGAAGTTATCCTGATAAGCCCAGGATCTCTCGGCACACTTACCCCGCAGAGTGTTGATGcctctcatctccatctgaTGAAGATACTATCTACTCCATGTCTTTGCTTGTTGGGAATGGAAAGACACCCCAAACTCAGCAACATAAAGTGGACACCCCGTTGATGGCTGTGCGggtgaaatatatatatggcACATAGCTTCTAGGATGCTTTTTGAAACTGACACCTTTGTGTCTTCGCTACAATATCCACCAATAATGGTAAGTAGTATACGGTCTCGATTATGCTGGTTTGGTTTAGTTTCTAATATGACAAGTAGATTTTCCGCCAGTCATTTTAGTCTGTCAGAGGCCATCCACAAGACACAGTCTAGAACGCTGTGAATAAACATTTGCTAAATTAGAGAAAATCAGTCAAGCCATGAACTGTGGCATGTCTAGGGGTAGCAATCATGCCACGGAACTAGCTGAGATACATTCCTGCTCGGAAATCCAAGGCATTGTTGCTCTTACTCTCAAGCCATCCAGAGTTGCTCGTCAGAGCTTGCTTCACTCAGACTACGTACTCGCCCCAGGCTTCGTAGTCTTAGACTGCTCACATGTACTCAATGAGTAGAAAGTcaggggtggtggatgccTGAGCAGGAAGACAACAAGCAACTGGGTTATATGAAAGGTCAAGAAGGCACACTACTAAACGTGCCAGGGGAATAGGTAGGGTCAGCAAGCCCAATAAAAGCCCAGAGAGGGGATCCAATTCGATACCCCGTGACTGCCTGAAAACTAACATTAAGAATAACCTTGCCATTGACAACCTTGACAGCAACTCAGTTCAACTCTCAATCTCCAAGGAATCCATAGCATAGCAGGACAATGCCGGTGTAACCTGCCCGAAACCGTTTCTCTGACAGCCCCCACGGACATTCCAATAATCCCCAAGCATCCAGCTTTGCCTCCCAATCCGGAACCAACAAATCCGGATTCATGGCAAGGGATGCAACCACCGATTCACAATACACTCGGTGTGTGAATGGATCATTGTCTCACCAATGTGTCCCCTTACACCGCCATGCATGGTCCCTTATAAAGCGGCCCCGGAATcaagggggaagaggggttACAGGAAAACAAAGACACTGACTGCTAACTCGCCGAAT belongs to Aspergillus luchuensis IFO 4308 DNA, chromosome 3, nearly complete sequence and includes:
- a CDS encoding putative flavin-binding monooxygenase (COG:Q;~EggNog:ENOG410PJH7;~InterPro:IPR036188;~PFAM:PF07992,PF13738); translation: MSLAQRNYVIQLPKTPSSIGPLDPRAIAQRWITDLEVLLATGNYSQLGRVFHEDSWWRDMLALVWDFRTIQGCAKIQDFLAANQPRAGLSALRLQHEGKFQPRMESPAEGLNWINSIIFFETSVGRGSGVIHLTQNDAGEWKAYAMYTTLQELKEFEEPLGIRRAYGTIETMPGGLNQGNWLERRQRTIEFKEEEPTTLIVGAGQAGLNMGARLNSLGISHLIVDRNEHIGDNWRKRYRTLVTHDPAEFTHMAYLPFPKNWPQFTPKDKLADWFEAYAMIMELNVWVHTSIKSADYDDAQKQWTVVVVRGDGSERILRPRHLIWCTGHSGEPLVPSFENQSQFKGTVYHGSQHTDASHYDVAGKKVVVVGTGNSGHDIAQNYCENGAQVTMLQRRGTYVITVEKGIFMMHEGQHEDHGPPTEEADLLHECLPFPVQFALGEHFTRRVAHAEQDLLSGLEKAGFALDFGVNGAGLGRAYMTRGGGYYIDVGCSPLIASGKIKVKRSPEGISHFTESGLVLKDGSALSADVVVLATGYDNMRTTVRKVLGDRVADRCRDVWDLDEEGEINAMWRPSGHPGFWYMGGNLALCRIYSKFLALQIKAIEAGLVSDEQIQAQAKL